Proteins from one Catenuloplanes atrovinosus genomic window:
- a CDS encoding LacI family DNA-binding transcriptional regulator, which produces MATLAEVAKRAGVSPATASRIINGSPKPVTDALRERVLAAVEELQYVPNAHAQSLARANRSAIGVIVHDVSDPYFAEITRGLQRVATEHGRLVIICNSYRDPARELEYVELLRAHQVAALVLAGSGYHDEDFTRALVGKLQVYEKGGGRVAVIGRHQHAGDAVVPDNEMGGYLLGSELYALGHRRIGVIAGPKLLTTTTDRLSGLRRAARERGHELPAARIAYADFDRDSGAEAAAALLDAEPGLTAIAALNDSMAIGALALLRARGIDVPGRVSVAGFDDMPVARDVTPALTTVRLPLAEMGARAMTLALDGAGEPGNRIEEVGAELIRRDSAGPVRP; this is translated from the coding sequence ATGGCGACGTTGGCCGAGGTCGCGAAGCGGGCCGGGGTGTCGCCCGCGACCGCCTCCAGGATCATCAACGGCAGCCCCAAGCCGGTCACCGACGCGCTGCGCGAGCGGGTGCTGGCCGCGGTCGAGGAGCTGCAGTACGTGCCGAACGCGCACGCCCAGTCGCTGGCCCGGGCGAACCGGAGCGCGATCGGCGTGATCGTGCACGACGTCTCCGACCCGTACTTCGCGGAGATCACCCGGGGGCTGCAGCGCGTCGCCACCGAGCACGGCCGCCTGGTGATCATCTGCAACAGCTACCGCGACCCGGCCCGCGAGCTGGAGTACGTCGAGCTGCTGCGCGCGCACCAGGTGGCCGCGCTGGTGCTGGCCGGCTCCGGCTACCACGACGAGGACTTCACCCGGGCGCTGGTCGGCAAGCTCCAGGTGTACGAGAAGGGCGGCGGCCGAGTCGCGGTGATCGGCCGCCACCAGCACGCCGGCGACGCCGTGGTGCCGGACAACGAGATGGGCGGCTACCTGCTCGGCTCCGAGCTCTACGCGCTGGGCCACCGGCGGATCGGCGTGATCGCCGGGCCGAAGCTGCTGACCACCACCACGGACCGGCTCTCCGGCCTGCGGCGCGCCGCGCGCGAGCGGGGGCACGAGTTGCCGGCCGCGCGGATCGCGTACGCGGACTTCGACCGGGACAGTGGCGCCGAGGCCGCGGCCGCGCTGCTGGACGCGGAGCCCGGCCTGACCGCGATCGCGGCGCTGAACGACTCGATGGCGATCGGCGCGCTGGCGCTGCTGCGCGCCCGCGGCATCGACGTGCCGGGCCGGGTCAGCGTGGCCGGGTTCGACGACATGCCGGTCGCGCGCGACGTGACGCCCGCGCTGACCACGGTACGGCTGCCACTGGCCGAGATGGGCGCGCGGGCGATGACGCTGGCGCTGGACGGCGCGGGCGAGCCCGGCAACCGGATCGAGGAGGTCGGCGCGGAGCTGATCCGCCGGGACAGCGCGGGGCCGGTTCGCCCGTAG
- a CDS encoding Fur family transcriptional regulator codes for MPTADEQLRMRGLRVTRPRLAVLDVLARGGHLEVEEIARQVRLRLDSVSTQAIYDVLGALSRAGLARRLEPAGSPARYEARTGDNHHHVVCRGCGEVADVDCVVGDAPCLEPYHTAGFEVDEAEVTFWGLCPGCQSRRSADR; via the coding sequence ATGCCTACCGCCGACGAGCAGCTGCGAATGCGCGGCCTGCGGGTCACCCGCCCGCGGCTCGCCGTGCTCGACGTGCTCGCCCGCGGCGGCCACCTGGAGGTCGAGGAGATCGCCCGGCAGGTGCGGCTGCGCCTGGACTCGGTCTCCACCCAGGCCATCTACGACGTGCTCGGCGCGCTCTCCCGGGCCGGCCTGGCCCGCCGCCTGGAGCCGGCCGGCAGCCCCGCGCGCTACGAGGCCCGCACCGGCGACAACCACCACCACGTGGTCTGCCGCGGCTGCGGCGAGGTGGCGGACGTCGACTGCGTGGTCGGCGACGCGCCCTGCCTGGAGCCGTACCACACCGCCGGCTTCGAGGTGGACGAGGCCGAGGTCACGTTCTGGGGCCTCTGCCCCGGCTGCCAGTCCCGCCGCTCCGCCGATCGGTGA
- a CDS encoding Gfo/Idh/MocA family protein, with protein sequence MARRTIGIVLNGVTGRMGYRQHLVRSLLALREQGGLPLANGDRLYPEPVLVGRNEAKLREIAERHGLTDYTTDLAAALARPDVEIYFDAQVTAQREKALRLAIEAGKHIYTEKPTAEDLAGAVDLARLADAAGIKHGVVQDKLFLPGLRKLDRLVKGGFFGRVLSIRGEFGYWVFEGDWQAAQRPSWNYRSQDGGGIVVDMFPHWHYVLEQIFGEVKAVTAHVATHVPTRWDESGAAYDATADDAAYGIFELAGGVVAQINSSWAVRVYRDELVEFQVDGTEGSAVAGLRECRIQHRATTPKPVWNPDLPATEDFRAQWQAVPDNEEFDNGFKAQWELFLRHVAEDTPYTWDLWAGARGVQLAELGLRSAREGRRVEIPALS encoded by the coding sequence ATGGCGCGAAGGACGATCGGCATCGTGCTCAACGGCGTGACCGGCCGGATGGGCTATCGGCAGCACCTGGTCCGTTCGCTGCTGGCGCTCCGGGAGCAGGGCGGACTGCCGCTGGCGAACGGTGACCGGCTCTACCCGGAGCCGGTCCTGGTCGGCCGCAACGAGGCGAAGCTGCGTGAGATCGCGGAGCGGCACGGGCTCACCGACTACACCACGGACCTGGCCGCCGCGCTGGCCCGGCCGGACGTGGAGATCTACTTCGACGCGCAGGTCACGGCGCAGCGGGAGAAGGCGCTCCGGCTGGCGATCGAGGCCGGCAAGCACATCTACACGGAGAAGCCGACCGCCGAGGACCTGGCCGGCGCCGTCGACCTGGCCCGGCTGGCGGACGCGGCCGGGATCAAGCACGGCGTGGTCCAGGACAAGCTCTTCCTGCCCGGCCTGCGCAAGCTGGACCGGCTGGTCAAGGGCGGGTTCTTCGGCCGCGTCCTGTCCATCCGCGGCGAGTTCGGCTACTGGGTCTTCGAGGGCGACTGGCAGGCCGCGCAGCGTCCCTCGTGGAACTACCGGTCGCAGGACGGCGGCGGCATCGTGGTCGACATGTTCCCGCACTGGCACTACGTGCTGGAGCAGATCTTCGGCGAGGTCAAGGCCGTGACCGCGCACGTCGCCACGCACGTGCCGACCCGCTGGGACGAGTCCGGCGCCGCCTACGACGCGACCGCGGACGACGCCGCGTACGGCATCTTCGAGCTGGCGGGCGGCGTGGTCGCGCAGATCAACTCGTCCTGGGCGGTCCGGGTCTACCGCGACGAACTGGTCGAGTTCCAGGTGGACGGCACCGAGGGCAGCGCGGTCGCCGGCCTGCGCGAATGCCGGATCCAGCACCGGGCCACCACGCCCAAGCCGGTGTGGAACCCGGACCTGCCGGCCACCGAGGACTTCCGCGCGCAGTGGCAGGCCGTGCCGGACAACGAGGAGTTCGACAACGGCTTCAAGGCGCAGTGGGAGCTGTTCCTGCGGCACGTGGCCGAGGACACGCCGTACACCTGGGACCTGTGGGCCGGTGCGCGTGGCGTGCAGCTGGCCGAGCTGGGTCTGCGATCGGCGCGCGAGGGCCGCCGCGTCGAGATCCCGGCCCTGTCGTGA
- a CDS encoding Rv2578c family radical SAM protein, translating to MRWANLSAPPDDGSPRGPEDSTPPESSPRAAPAAPPLPLALPSAVVRTFDTPGFAGMTFYEIRAKSIINRVPGASRVPFEWTINPYRGCGHACTYCFARNTHTYLDLDAGHDFDTRVVVKVNAGELVRRELAARSWRGGHIAMGTNVDCYQRAEGRYRLMPEIITALRDFANPFSILTKGTLILRDLPLLRQAASVTRVGVSMSVGFVDEGVWRSAEPGTPSPRRRLDAVKALTDAGFAVSVLMAPILPGLTDTAASIEETVAAIADSGAVSVTPLPLHLRPGAREWYARWIGRNHPHLVPRYRELYRTGSYAPKAYQREVATLVRTAARRHGLGGAAPGEARAVPVPPAPPEPEQLTLL from the coding sequence ATGCGCTGGGCGAACCTGTCGGCTCCCCCCGACGACGGCTCCCCGCGGGGACCGGAGGACTCGACTCCTCCGGAGTCCTCCCCGAGGGCGGCGCCGGCGGCTCCACCCCTGCCGCTGGCGCTGCCCAGCGCCGTCGTCAGGACGTTCGACACGCCCGGGTTCGCCGGCATGACGTTCTACGAGATCCGGGCGAAGTCAATCATCAACCGGGTGCCCGGCGCGTCCCGCGTCCCGTTCGAGTGGACGATCAATCCGTACCGGGGATGCGGCCACGCGTGTACGTACTGCTTCGCCCGGAACACGCACACGTACCTCGACCTGGACGCCGGGCACGACTTCGACACCCGGGTGGTGGTCAAGGTCAACGCGGGCGAGTTGGTGCGCCGTGAGCTGGCCGCGCGGTCGTGGCGGGGCGGGCACATCGCGATGGGCACCAACGTGGACTGCTACCAGCGCGCCGAGGGCCGCTACCGGCTGATGCCGGAGATCATCACGGCGCTCCGCGACTTCGCGAACCCGTTCTCCATCCTCACCAAGGGCACGCTGATCCTGCGCGACCTGCCGCTGCTGCGCCAGGCCGCGTCCGTCACCCGGGTCGGCGTCTCCATGTCCGTCGGGTTCGTCGACGAGGGCGTGTGGCGGTCGGCCGAGCCCGGCACGCCCAGCCCGCGCCGCCGGCTGGACGCGGTGAAGGCGCTGACCGACGCCGGCTTCGCGGTCAGCGTGCTGATGGCGCCGATCCTGCCCGGGCTGACCGACACGGCCGCGTCGATCGAGGAGACCGTGGCCGCGATCGCGGACAGCGGCGCGGTGAGCGTGACGCCGCTGCCGCTGCACCTGCGGCCCGGCGCCCGGGAGTGGTACGCGCGGTGGATCGGGCGCAACCATCCGCACCTGGTGCCGCGCTACCGCGAGCTGTACCGGACCGGGTCGTACGCGCCCAAGGCGTACCAGCGGGAGGTGGCGACGCTGGTACGTACGGCGGCGCGGCGGCACGGGCTGGGCGGGGCCGCGCCGGGCGAGGCCCGCGCGGTCCCGGTCCCGCCCGCCCCGCCGGAGCCGGAGCAGCTCACCCTGCTCTGA
- a CDS encoding oxygenase MpaB family protein — protein sequence MDPDDDLGLFGPGSVSWRVHASPIMLVAGLRSLYLQALHPRAIAGVAQNSSYRADPMGRLGRTSEYVVTVLYGTTAQAEAAARRVRRRHAAMRATDPLTGEEFRLDDPELLRWVHVAEVESFLTTALRAGLPLTPAEADGYYAEQRRAAALIGLDPATVPGTVAEVADYYAEIRPELRITPDAASTFAFLSAPPIPTPGTSLLGGLPLRLLVNLGPPRLLYTGIAGLAVSLLPPWARRLYGLPGLPTTDLTAALSTRALNLALTQLPRRLYTSPHHKAALARAARLGIPTPA from the coding sequence ATGGATCCCGACGACGACCTCGGTCTGTTCGGTCCCGGCTCGGTGAGCTGGCGCGTCCACGCCAGCCCGATCATGCTGGTCGCCGGCCTCCGCTCGCTCTATCTCCAGGCGCTGCACCCGCGCGCGATCGCGGGCGTCGCGCAGAACTCGTCGTACCGCGCCGATCCGATGGGCCGCCTCGGCCGCACCTCGGAGTACGTGGTGACCGTGCTCTACGGCACCACCGCGCAGGCCGAGGCCGCGGCCCGGCGCGTCCGCCGCCGGCACGCCGCGATGCGCGCCACCGACCCGCTGACCGGCGAGGAGTTCCGCCTCGACGACCCCGAACTGCTGCGCTGGGTGCACGTCGCCGAGGTGGAGTCGTTCCTGACCACCGCCCTCCGCGCCGGACTCCCTCTCACCCCCGCCGAGGCCGACGGCTACTACGCCGAACAGCGCCGCGCCGCCGCCCTGATCGGCCTGGACCCCGCGACCGTCCCCGGCACCGTCGCCGAGGTCGCCGACTACTACGCCGAGATCCGCCCCGAGCTGCGCATCACCCCCGACGCCGCCTCCACGTTCGCGTTCCTCAGCGCGCCCCCGATCCCCACCCCCGGCACCTCCCTGCTCGGCGGCCTCCCCCTGCGACTGCTGGTCAACCTCGGCCCGCCGCGCCTGCTCTACACCGGCATAGCGGGCCTCGCCGTCTCCCTGCTCCCACCCTGGGCCCGCCGCCTCTACGGACTCCCCGGCCTGCCCACCACCGACCTGACCGCCGCCCTCAGCACCCGCGCCCTGAACCTCGCCCTCACCCAACTCCCCCGCCGCCTCTACACCAGCCCCCACCACAAGGCCGCCCTCGCCCGCGCCGCCCGCCTCGGCATCCCCACCCCCGCCTGA
- a CDS encoding sugar phosphate isomerase/epimerase family protein, producing the protein MSRARFSLNAATTKRWPVDELLAGAAAAGIGGVGLWREETRAYGVEKAAALARDLGVPITTLCRGGFFQEPGWYDENRRAIDEAHTLGTPVLVLVCGGLPDGSRDVDGARRHVGDAIGELVPHARAAGVRLAIEPLHPMFASDRCVVSTLGQALDLARPYPAESVGVCVDTYHVWWDPEVWEQIARAGAEHRIATFQAADWITPLPEGVLLGRALPGDGVIELRRFREAVDAAGYTGPVEVEVFHADVWARPGAQVLAEALDGYLAHVA; encoded by the coding sequence GTGAGCCGCGCCCGATTCTCGCTGAACGCGGCCACCACCAAACGCTGGCCGGTGGACGAGCTGTTGGCCGGTGCCGCCGCCGCGGGCATCGGCGGCGTGGGGCTGTGGCGGGAGGAGACGCGGGCCTACGGCGTGGAGAAGGCGGCCGCGCTCGCCCGCGACCTGGGCGTGCCGATCACCACGCTGTGCCGCGGCGGGTTCTTCCAGGAGCCCGGGTGGTACGACGAGAACCGGCGCGCGATCGACGAGGCGCACACGCTCGGCACGCCGGTGCTGGTGCTGGTCTGCGGCGGCCTGCCGGACGGTTCGCGGGACGTGGACGGCGCCCGGCGGCACGTCGGCGACGCGATCGGTGAGCTGGTCCCGCACGCGCGCGCGGCCGGGGTGCGACTGGCGATCGAGCCGCTGCACCCGATGTTCGCCTCCGACCGGTGCGTGGTCTCCACGCTCGGCCAGGCGCTGGACCTGGCCCGGCCGTACCCGGCGGAGTCGGTCGGCGTGTGCGTCGACACGTACCACGTCTGGTGGGACCCGGAGGTCTGGGAGCAGATCGCCCGGGCCGGCGCGGAGCACCGGATCGCCACGTTCCAGGCCGCGGACTGGATCACGCCACTGCCCGAGGGGGTGCTGCTCGGCCGCGCGCTGCCCGGCGACGGCGTGATCGAGCTGCGCCGGTTCCGCGAGGCGGTCGACGCGGCCGGGTACACCGGCCCGGTCGAGGTGGAGGTCTTCCACGCTGACGTCTGGGCCCGCCCGGGAGCGCAGGTGCTGGCCGAGGCGCTGGACGGCTACCTCGCCCACGTCGCCTGA
- a CDS encoding DUF6758 family protein yields the protein MSCPRCGGSVRPPDLMHPDWRCDPCGPVTPLHVAEHIGPEIVESVTAHTANGRSHVPLWCPWPLLPGWTVTGVGWAGDERTGVRATTLACSGPAPLGDGPADIVLVAEEPGVGLGTRLAGLPGLDCGELLRSAMEGAAGAHAKIKVGGHPTPLWVVKSPADRSAYAGEARGMWLYAVAWPASAGYLFAEHVVLHDLSEWVPPELVYGAPSPYLHGRA from the coding sequence GTGAGTTGTCCCCGGTGCGGGGGCTCGGTCAGGCCGCCGGACCTGATGCACCCGGACTGGCGGTGTGACCCGTGCGGCCCGGTCACCCCGCTGCACGTGGCCGAGCACATCGGCCCCGAGATAGTGGAGAGTGTGACCGCGCACACCGCGAACGGCCGCTCGCACGTGCCGCTCTGGTGCCCGTGGCCGCTGCTGCCCGGCTGGACCGTGACCGGCGTCGGCTGGGCCGGCGACGAGCGGACCGGCGTGCGGGCCACCACGCTGGCGTGCAGCGGACCGGCCCCGCTCGGCGACGGCCCGGCGGACATCGTGCTGGTCGCGGAGGAACCCGGCGTCGGCCTGGGCACCCGGCTGGCCGGCCTGCCCGGGCTGGACTGCGGTGAGCTGCTGCGTTCCGCCATGGAGGGCGCGGCCGGCGCGCACGCGAAGATCAAGGTCGGCGGGCACCCCACTCCACTGTGGGTCGTCAAGTCACCGGCCGACCGCAGCGCGTACGCCGGAGAAGCGCGTGGGATGTGGCTGTATGCGGTAGCCTGGCCCGCGAGCGCGGGTTACCTCTTCGCCGAGCATGTCGTTCTTCACGATCTGTCGGAGTGGGTGCCACCCGAGCTTGTGTACGGTGCTCCATCTCCGTACCTTCATGGACGGGCGTGA
- the trxA gene encoding thioredoxin: MATVALTDANFDDVTSKDGIVLVDFWASWCGPCVRFAPTYEAASEKNPDITFGKVDTEAEQEIAMKFGIRSIPTIMAIRDGVIVFSQPGALPSSALDSVIEQVRALDMDEVKSQLAAQQS; the protein is encoded by the coding sequence ATGGCGACCGTTGCGCTGACCGACGCGAACTTCGACGACGTGACGAGCAAGGACGGCATCGTGCTCGTCGACTTCTGGGCCAGCTGGTGCGGCCCGTGCGTGAGGTTCGCCCCCACCTACGAGGCGGCCTCCGAGAAGAACCCGGACATCACGTTCGGCAAGGTCGACACCGAGGCCGAGCAGGAGATCGCCATGAAGTTCGGCATCCGCTCGATCCCGACCATCATGGCCATCCGCGACGGCGTGATCGTCTTCTCGCAGCCGGGCGCGCTCCCCTCGTCCGCGCTGGACTCGGTGATCGAGCAGGTCCGGGCGCTGGACATGGACGAGGTCAAGTCCCAGCTCGCCGCGCAGCAGAGCTGA
- a CDS encoding RecB family exonuclease, with protein MPQRLFVCTPSKLGTYTDCPRRYRYAYVDRPTPPKGPPWAHNSLGASVHTALKNWFDLPADRRRPGVLPTLLKATWVREGYRDVEQERAAWRAALAWLDGYLAGLDPAFEPVGVERVVAARTAVLALSGRADRIDARVGPDGRRELVIVDYKTGRGGADPDDARGSQALALYAFAAEKVFHAPCHRVELHHLPTGVVAAHEHTDESLARQVRRAEETAADIMAAEAAVTEGADPDTAFPTTPGRLCSWCDFRAICPAGSSAEPKPPWSAVESTLRPDPSSRPTPAPD; from the coding sequence ATGCCGCAGCGGCTCTTCGTCTGCACGCCCAGCAAGCTCGGCACGTACACGGACTGCCCGCGGCGCTACCGGTACGCGTACGTCGACCGCCCCACGCCGCCGAAGGGCCCGCCGTGGGCGCACAACTCGCTCGGGGCCAGCGTGCACACCGCGCTGAAGAACTGGTTCGACCTGCCCGCCGACCGCCGCCGTCCCGGCGTGCTCCCGACCCTGCTCAAGGCCACGTGGGTACGGGAGGGATACCGCGACGTCGAGCAGGAGCGCGCCGCCTGGCGGGCCGCGCTCGCGTGGCTGGACGGCTACCTCGCCGGCCTCGACCCGGCCTTCGAGCCGGTCGGCGTCGAGCGCGTGGTCGCCGCCCGCACCGCCGTGCTCGCGCTGAGCGGCCGCGCCGACCGGATCGACGCCCGGGTCGGCCCCGACGGCCGCCGCGAGCTGGTCATCGTCGACTACAAGACCGGCCGCGGCGGCGCCGACCCGGACGACGCACGCGGCTCACAGGCGCTGGCGCTCTACGCGTTCGCCGCGGAGAAGGTCTTCCACGCCCCCTGCCACCGGGTCGAGCTGCACCACCTGCCGACCGGCGTGGTGGCCGCGCACGAGCACACCGACGAGTCCCTGGCCCGCCAGGTCCGCCGCGCCGAGGAGACCGCCGCCGACATCATGGCCGCGGAGGCCGCCGTCACCGAGGGCGCCGACCCCGACACGGCCTTCCCCACCACCCCCGGCCGGCTCTGCTCCTGGTGCGACTTCCGCGCGATCTGCCCGGCCGGCTCCTCCGCCGAGCCGAAGCCCCCCTGGTCGGCCGTCGAGTCGACACTCCGCCCCGACCCGTCCTCCCGCCCCACCCCGGCCCCGGACTGA
- a CDS encoding PHP domain-containing protein, whose protein sequence is MTAPRIDLHTHSTASDGTLRPAELIRAGAAAGLTVMAITDHDTTAGWAEAAGVRPDGLTLIRGAEISCRWHGAEPGIGLHLLAYLIDPADAALTGELARVRADRERRGEAIVDLLRADGIDVSWAEVMEYAAGGSVGRPHIAAALIRAGLVDTTSEAFGPRWLGRRYRLPKADIDVFTAVRLVRGAGGVPVLAHPRATRRGRIVPDSLIEELAGTGLFGLEADHEDHSPEEREHVRRLADRLGLVVTGSSDFHGTHKTVALGAFTTAPEVLDKIVAAGTGVPPL, encoded by the coding sequence GTGACCGCACCCCGTATCGACCTGCACACCCACTCCACCGCCAGTGACGGCACGCTGCGCCCGGCCGAGCTGATCCGGGCCGGGGCCGCCGCCGGGCTGACCGTGATGGCGATCACCGACCACGACACCACGGCCGGCTGGGCGGAGGCGGCCGGCGTGCGCCCGGACGGGCTGACGCTGATCCGGGGCGCGGAGATCTCCTGCCGCTGGCACGGCGCGGAGCCGGGGATCGGGCTGCACCTGCTGGCGTACCTGATCGACCCCGCGGACGCGGCGCTCACCGGCGAACTGGCCCGGGTGCGGGCCGACCGGGAGCGGCGCGGCGAGGCGATCGTCGATCTGCTGCGCGCCGACGGCATCGACGTGAGCTGGGCGGAGGTGATGGAGTACGCGGCCGGCGGCTCGGTCGGACGCCCGCACATCGCGGCCGCGCTGATCCGGGCCGGGCTGGTCGACACCACGTCGGAGGCGTTCGGGCCGCGCTGGCTCGGCCGCCGCTACCGGCTGCCCAAGGCCGACATCGACGTCTTCACCGCGGTACGGCTGGTGCGTGGCGCCGGCGGCGTACCGGTGCTGGCCCACCCGCGCGCCACCCGGCGCGGCCGGATCGTGCCGGACTCGCTGATCGAGGAGCTGGCCGGAACCGGGCTGTTCGGCCTGGAGGCGGACCACGAGGACCACTCGCCCGAGGAGCGCGAACACGTGCGGCGGCTCGCGGACCGGCTCGGCCTGGTGGTGACCGGCTCGTCCGATTTCCACGGTACGCACAAGACCGTGGCGCTGGGCGCGTTCACCACCGCGCCCGAGGTGCTCGACAAGATCGTGGCGGCCGGCACCGGAGTCCCCCCGCTCTGA
- a CDS encoding SigE family RNA polymerase sigma factor — protein sequence MEGDSEAAPVSADRDLRVVADSVDDEFRDFVSARSGALLRTAYLLAGDWATAEDLLQTALTKTYLAWRRLGRIEAVEPYARRVLVNTATSWWRRRWHGERPTEVLPERAAPDEIEAQLERDALWRHVRALPTRQRAVLVLRFYEDLSEAQTAAMLNISPGTVKSQTFRALNVLRRRLVAEGIDPDSGVPVPEPAAEAAPRPEPVITTRPLPARPAAPTPTALSEVRRQLARERR from the coding sequence ATGGAGGGCGACTCGGAGGCGGCGCCGGTCAGCGCCGACCGGGACCTGCGCGTGGTCGCCGACAGCGTCGACGACGAGTTCCGCGACTTCGTCTCCGCCCGCTCCGGCGCGCTGCTGCGCACGGCGTACCTGCTGGCCGGCGACTGGGCGACGGCGGAGGACCTGCTGCAGACCGCGCTGACCAAGACGTACCTGGCCTGGCGCCGGCTCGGGCGGATCGAGGCGGTCGAGCCGTACGCGCGACGCGTGCTGGTCAACACCGCCACCAGCTGGTGGCGCCGCCGCTGGCACGGTGAGCGCCCCACCGAGGTGCTGCCGGAGCGCGCGGCACCGGACGAGATCGAGGCCCAGCTGGAGCGGGACGCGCTCTGGCGGCACGTGCGGGCGCTGCCCACCCGGCAGCGGGCCGTGCTGGTGCTGCGCTTCTACGAGGACCTGTCCGAGGCGCAGACCGCCGCGATGCTGAACATCTCGCCCGGCACGGTCAAGAGCCAGACCTTCCGCGCGCTGAACGTGTTGCGCCGGCGCCTGGTCGCGGAGGGCATCGACCCGGACTCGGGCGTGCCGGTGCCGGAGCCCGCCGCCGAGGCCGCGCCGCGCCCGGAGCCGGTGATCACCACCCGGCCGCTGCCGGCCCGCCCGGCCGCGCCCACGCCCACCGCGCTGTCCGAGGTCCGCCGGCAGCTCGCGCGGGAGAGGCGGTGA
- a CDS encoding TrmH family RNA methyltransferase, giving the protein MESSSSDPAAEPQLEVGVGPWPGPWPDDPRYDPELLAGGDRRNVVDRYRYWRREAVVADLDRRRHGFHVAIENWQHDLNIGTVVRNANAFLAAEVHIVGRRRWNRRGAMVTDRYQHVRHHPTIEDFTAWARAAELPVIGIDNLPGARPMESEVLPRRCVLLFGQEGPGLSDVARDACDQVFSIAQYGSTRSINAGVASGIAMHAWIRAHAVPVGDEKPDSLDAGGGGHAP; this is encoded by the coding sequence GTGGAGTCCTCTTCGTCCGATCCGGCCGCCGAGCCGCAACTGGAGGTGGGCGTCGGGCCGTGGCCCGGCCCGTGGCCGGACGATCCGCGCTACGACCCGGAGCTGCTGGCCGGCGGCGACCGGCGCAACGTGGTGGACCGCTACCGGTACTGGCGGCGCGAGGCGGTCGTCGCCGACCTCGACCGGCGCCGGCACGGGTTCCACGTCGCGATCGAGAACTGGCAGCACGACCTGAACATCGGCACGGTGGTGCGCAACGCCAACGCGTTCCTGGCCGCGGAGGTCCACATCGTCGGCCGCCGCCGCTGGAACCGGCGCGGCGCCATGGTCACCGACCGCTACCAACACGTACGGCACCATCCCACGATCGAGGATTTCACGGCGTGGGCCCGCGCGGCGGAGCTGCCCGTGATCGGCATCGACAACCTGCCCGGCGCGCGCCCGATGGAGTCCGAGGTGCTGCCGCGCCGCTGCGTGCTGCTGTTCGGCCAGGAGGGCCCCGGGCTGTCCGATGTCGCCCGTGACGCCTGTGACCAGGTGTTCTCCATCGCGCAGTACGGCTCGACCCGGTCGATCAACGCGGGCGTGGCGAGCGGCATCGCGATGCACGCCTGGATCCGCGCCCATGCCGTCCCGGTCGGGGACGAAAAACCCGATTCGCTTGACGCCGGGGGCGGCGGGCACGCACCGTAG
- a CDS encoding MarC family protein: protein MDFKLLGEVFVTLLVIVDPPGMVPIFLALTGTLPKRDRRRAGRQAVALAFGVIVVFALLGQTLLDYLHVDLPALQGAGGLLLILIALELLTGKTDDTSDRQATSNVALVPLGVPLLAGPGAIVATMLFVRNAENSADYVAIGAGIVAVMGVVLLVLRFSDVIVRVLRPGGIEVVTRIAGLLLAAIAVQLIADSVAAFVAEYADHAR from the coding sequence GTGGACTTCAAGCTGCTCGGCGAGGTCTTCGTCACGCTGCTGGTCATCGTGGACCCGCCGGGAATGGTGCCGATCTTCCTGGCCCTGACCGGCACGCTGCCGAAGCGCGACCGGCGCCGGGCCGGGCGACAGGCGGTCGCGCTGGCCTTCGGCGTCATCGTGGTGTTCGCGCTGCTCGGCCAGACGCTCCTCGACTACCTGCACGTCGACCTGCCCGCGCTGCAGGGCGCCGGTGGGCTGCTGCTGATCCTGATCGCGCTGGAACTGCTCACCGGCAAGACCGACGACACCAGCGATCGGCAGGCCACCTCGAACGTGGCGCTGGTCCCGCTGGGCGTACCGCTGCTGGCCGGCCCCGGCGCGATCGTCGCCACCATGCTGTTCGTGCGGAACGCGGAGAACTCGGCGGACTACGTGGCGATCGGCGCCGGGATCGTCGCCGTGATGGGCGTGGTGCTGCTGGTCCTGCGCTTCTCCGACGTGATCGTGCGGGTCCTCCGGCCGGGTGGCATCGAGGTGGTGACCCGGATCGCCGGCCTGCTGCTGGCCGCGATCGCGGTACAGCTCATCGCGGACTCGGTGGCCGCGTTCGTGGCGGAGTACGCCGACCACGCGCGGTAG